The proteins below come from a single Kosakonia sp. SMBL-WEM22 genomic window:
- the alr gene encoding alanine racemase, producing MQAATVVVNRRALRHNLQRLRELAPASRLVAVVKANAYGHGLLETARTLPDADAFGVSRLEEALQLRAGGITQPILLLEGFFAASDLTLVAEHQLHTVIHSVEQLEALEATTLSAPVDVWMKLDTGMHRLGVHPHEAEAFYARLSQCKNVRQPVNIVSHFARADEPDCGATERQLDLFTTFTEGKPGMRSIAASGGTLLWPQSHFDWVRPGIILYGVSPLDHKPWGSDFGFQPVMTLTSQLIAVRQHAAGEPVGYGGTWQSARDTRLGVVAMGYGDGYPRAAPSGTPVLINGREVPIVGRVAMDMICVDLGPEAQDKPGDRVVLWGEGLPVERIAQATNVSAYELITRLTSRATLIYID from the coding sequence ATGCAAGCGGCAACCGTAGTAGTTAACCGCCGCGCTCTGCGACACAATCTGCAACGTCTGCGCGAACTGGCTCCCGCCAGCCGACTGGTTGCGGTCGTGAAAGCGAACGCTTATGGACACGGTCTTCTCGAGACCGCGCGAACGCTCCCCGATGCCGATGCTTTCGGCGTCTCCCGTCTTGAAGAGGCCCTGCAACTGCGCGCAGGGGGCATTACTCAACCGATTCTGTTACTCGAAGGCTTCTTTGCCGCCAGCGATTTAACGTTGGTGGCTGAGCATCAGCTGCATACGGTGATCCACAGCGTCGAACAGCTTGAAGCCCTTGAAGCCACCACCCTGAGCGCGCCGGTGGATGTCTGGATGAAGCTCGATACCGGCATGCATCGCCTGGGCGTACATCCCCACGAAGCGGAAGCTTTCTACGCCCGCCTGAGCCAGTGCAAAAATGTACGCCAGCCGGTGAACATCGTCAGCCACTTTGCCCGTGCGGATGAGCCAGACTGCGGCGCGACCGAGCGCCAGCTCGATCTCTTTACCACCTTTACCGAAGGCAAGCCGGGCATGCGCTCGATTGCCGCCTCGGGCGGCACGCTGCTGTGGCCGCAATCCCACTTCGACTGGGTGCGCCCGGGCATCATTCTCTACGGCGTTTCGCCGCTCGACCATAAGCCGTGGGGCAGCGACTTTGGCTTCCAGCCGGTAATGACGCTCACCTCGCAGCTGATTGCCGTACGCCAGCATGCGGCGGGTGAACCGGTCGGCTATGGGGGCACCTGGCAGAGTGCGCGCGACACCCGTTTAGGCGTAGTGGCGATGGGCTACGGCGACGGCTATCCACGCGCGGCACCCTCCGGTACACCGGTGTTAATCAACGGGCGCGAAGTGCCGATTGTGGGGCGCGTGGCGATGGATATGATTTGTGTCGATCTGGGGCCAGAAGCGCAGGATAAACCCGGCGATCGCGTGGTGCTGTGGGGCGAAGGCTTACCCGTTGAGCGCATCGCGCAGGCAACAAATGTGAGTGCTTACGAACTTATTACGCGCCTGACCTCAAGAGCGACCCTTATCTATATCGACTAA
- the tyrB gene encoding aromatic amino acid transaminase, producing MFQKVDAYAGDPILSLMERFKEDPRSDKVNLSIGLYYDEESTIPRLQAVAEAEARLNAQPHGASLYLPMEGLNSYRQAIAPLLFGAGHTVLEQQRVATIQTLGGSGALKVGADFLKRYFPNSGVWVSDPTWENHIAIFEGAGFEVATYPWYDNETHGVRFAAFLEKLNTLPEQSIVLLHPCCHNPTGADLTPAQWDEVVEVLKARTLIPFLDIAYQGFGAGMEEDAYAIRAIAHAGLPTLVSNSFSKIFSLYGERVGGLSVVCEDADAAGRVLGQLKATVRRNYSSPPNFGAQLVATVLNDAGLKASWLAEVEAMRTRIKAMRQTLVDALSAAMPTGDFTYLLKQRGMFSYTGLSAAQVDRLREEFGIYLVSSGRICVAGLNNRNVHRVAQAFAAVM from the coding sequence GTGTTTCAGAAAGTTGACGCCTATGCTGGCGACCCGATCCTCTCATTGATGGAGCGGTTCAAAGAGGACCCCCGCAGCGACAAAGTTAACCTCAGCATCGGGCTCTATTACGACGAAGAGAGCACTATCCCGCGTCTACAGGCGGTGGCGGAAGCTGAAGCGCGCCTCAATGCGCAGCCGCATGGCGCGTCGCTCTACCTGCCGATGGAGGGGCTTAACAGCTACCGTCAGGCTATCGCGCCACTGCTGTTTGGTGCCGGGCATACGGTGCTGGAGCAGCAGCGCGTCGCCACAATTCAGACCCTCGGCGGCTCCGGCGCGCTGAAAGTCGGCGCAGATTTTCTGAAACGGTACTTCCCTAACTCCGGCGTCTGGGTCAGCGATCCGACCTGGGAAAACCATATCGCGATTTTCGAAGGCGCGGGCTTCGAGGTTGCTACCTACCCGTGGTATGACAACGAAACCCACGGCGTACGTTTCGCTGCGTTCCTCGAAAAATTAAACACGCTGCCTGAGCAGAGCATTGTCCTGCTGCACCCCTGCTGCCATAACCCGACTGGTGCCGACTTAACGCCTGCACAGTGGGATGAGGTGGTTGAGGTGCTGAAAGCCCGCACGCTGATCCCGTTCCTTGATATCGCTTATCAGGGCTTCGGCGCAGGAATGGAAGAGGATGCCTATGCGATCCGCGCGATTGCTCACGCCGGGCTGCCAACACTCGTCAGCAACTCCTTCTCAAAAATCTTCTCTCTCTATGGCGAACGTGTCGGCGGGCTCTCAGTAGTGTGTGAAGATGCCGATGCCGCCGGGCGCGTGCTCGGGCAGTTAAAAGCGACCGTGCGCCGCAACTACTCCAGCCCGCCGAACTTTGGCGCACAGCTGGTGGCGACCGTGTTGAACGACGCCGGGCTAAAAGCGTCGTGGCTGGCGGAAGTGGAAGCGATGCGTACCCGCATTAAGGCGATGCGCCAGACGCTGGTTGATGCACTGAGCGCTGCGATGCCGACAGGCGATTTCACCTATCTGCTCAAGCAGCGCGGCATGTTCAGTTATACCGGGCTGAGCGCCGCGCAGGTAGATCGTCTGCGCGAAGAGTTTGGCATCTACCTCGTTTCCAGCGGTCGCATCTGCGTCGCCGGGCTGAACAACCGCAACGTTCACCGCGTGGCGCAGGCCTTCGCGGCAGTGATGTAA
- a CDS encoding AAA family ATPase: MKPFASGLIVGKFAPLHCGHERLINTALAQCERLWLISYSVPELPGCEPEKRERWLRARFPQCEILVLTPARAAALGLGPLPHNDAEGDLHRHYVADLCLQVLGCQPDAVFTAEAYGDGFARVLSERFSRPVTHVRLTRGQGEDAPSGTLIRSDVHRWRQMLAPPVYHDFVQRICLLGGESTGKSTLSAALADALGTAYVAEYGRERWEEQGGELVYEDMLAIAQTQVQREESTPTVRWLVCDTSPLTTLFYTLTMFGKAPAALYALAERHYHLVVLCEDDFPFVQDGTRQDETFRQRQQAWYREQLTKRGVPFIRVSGPVAARVAQVRAALGR, translated from the coding sequence ATGAAACCCTTCGCCAGCGGTCTGATTGTCGGCAAATTCGCGCCGCTGCACTGCGGCCATGAACGGTTAATCAACACCGCGCTGGCGCAGTGCGAACGCCTGTGGCTCATCAGCTACTCCGTCCCTGAACTGCCGGGCTGCGAGCCGGAAAAGCGCGAACGCTGGCTGCGGGCGCGGTTTCCGCAGTGTGAAATCCTGGTACTGACGCCCGCGCGCGCTGCCGCGCTGGGTTTAGGCCCACTGCCGCATAACGACGCCGAGGGCGATCTGCATCGTCACTATGTTGCGGATCTCTGTTTGCAGGTGCTGGGCTGCCAGCCTGACGCGGTCTTTACGGCGGAAGCGTACGGCGACGGTTTCGCCCGCGTGCTGAGCGAACGCTTTTCCCGCCCGGTGACGCATGTGCGGCTGACGCGCGGGCAGGGTGAGGATGCGCCCTCCGGGACGCTGATCCGCAGCGATGTCCACCGCTGGCGGCAGATGCTGGCCCCACCGGTCTATCACGACTTTGTTCAGCGCATCTGCCTGCTCGGCGGCGAATCGACCGGCAAAAGCACCCTCAGTGCTGCGCTGGCTGACGCGCTGGGAACGGCGTATGTGGCGGAGTATGGCCGCGAACGCTGGGAGGAGCAGGGCGGCGAGCTGGTGTATGAGGATATGCTGGCGATTGCACAAACCCAAGTGCAACGGGAAGAGAGCACGCCTACGGTGCGCTGGCTGGTATGCGATACCTCGCCGCTGACCACGCTCTTTTATACGCTGACAATGTTTGGCAAAGCACCAGCGGCGCTCTACGCGCTGGCAGAGCGGCACTATCACCTGGTGGTGTTATGTGAGGATGACTTCCCGTTTGTGCAGGATGGCACCCGCCAGGATGAAACCTTTCGCCAGCGCCAGCAAGCCTGGTATCGCGAACAGTTGACCAAACGCGGCGTGCCGTTTATTCGTGTCAGCGGGCCGGTGGCTGCGCGCGTCGCGCAAGTGCGGGCTGCTCTGGGCCGCTAG
- the aphA gene encoding acid phosphatase AphA, translated as MQKFRHVLGALCLWAAFSSAAVYASAPTPVATGTNVAKLSEQAAVHWVSVAQIESSLVERPPMAVGFDIDDTVLFSSPGFWRGKKTWSPDSDAYLHNPEFWEKMNNGWDEFSIPKEVARQLIAMHVKRGDTIFFITGRSQTKTETVSKTLQDDFHIPAANMNPVIFAGDQPGQNNKVQWLKDKKIRIYYGDSDGDITAARESEARPIRVLRAANSTYQPLPQAGAFGEEVIVDSDY; from the coding sequence ATGCAAAAGTTCAGACACGTGCTCGGCGCGCTCTGCCTGTGGGCGGCCTTTAGCAGCGCGGCGGTTTACGCCTCTGCGCCGACGCCGGTTGCAACGGGCACTAACGTTGCAAAACTCTCTGAGCAGGCGGCGGTACACTGGGTTTCCGTGGCGCAAATTGAAAGCTCGCTGGTTGAACGCCCGCCGATGGCGGTAGGGTTTGATATCGACGATACCGTGCTCTTCTCCAGCCCCGGCTTCTGGCGCGGCAAGAAAACCTGGTCTCCGGATAGCGATGCCTATCTGCACAACCCGGAATTCTGGGAAAAGATGAATAACGGCTGGGATGAGTTCAGCATTCCCAAAGAGGTCGCGCGTCAGCTGATCGCTATGCACGTTAAACGCGGCGACACCATTTTCTTTATCACCGGCCGCAGCCAGACCAAAACCGAGACGGTGAGTAAAACTTTGCAGGATGATTTTCATATTCCCGCCGCTAATATGAACCCGGTGATTTTTGCCGGCGATCAGCCTGGCCAGAACAACAAAGTGCAGTGGCTGAAGGATAAAAAGATCCGTATCTACTACGGCGACTCAGATGGTGACATTACCGCCGCGCGTGAAAGCGAAGCGCGGCCAATCCGCGTGCTGCGCGCCGCGAACTCCACCTATCAACCGCTGCCGCAGGCCGGTGCGTTTGGTGAAGAGGTGATTGTCGACTCTGATTACTAA
- the zur gene encoding zinc uptake transcriptional repressor Zur produces MDKTTSQEMLVQAEKLCAQRNVRLTPQRLEVLRLLSLQKSAISAYDLLDLLRESEPQAKPPTVYRALDFLLEQGFVHKVESTNSYVLCHLFDQPTHTSAMFICDRCGAVKEEQAEGAEDIMHALAAKMGFALRHNVIEAHGLCAACVEVEACRHHDHCQHDHSLQVKKKPR; encoded by the coding sequence ATGGATAAGACCACTTCGCAAGAGATGTTAGTGCAGGCTGAAAAGCTGTGCGCACAGCGCAACGTGCGCCTGACTCCACAGCGTCTGGAAGTTTTGCGTTTACTGAGCCTGCAAAAGAGCGCCATCAGCGCCTATGACCTACTCGACCTGCTGCGCGAAAGCGAACCCCAGGCGAAGCCGCCCACGGTTTATCGCGCGCTCGATTTTCTGCTGGAGCAGGGTTTTGTGCATAAGGTGGAGTCCACCAACAGCTACGTGCTGTGCCATCTCTTCGATCAGCCGACGCACACCTCAGCCATGTTTATTTGCGATCGCTGTGGCGCGGTTAAAGAGGAGCAGGCGGAAGGGGCAGAAGATATTATGCACGCGCTGGCGGCGAAGATGGGCTTTGCCCTGCGCCACAACGTAATTGAAGCGCACGGCTTATGCGCAGCCTGCGTGGAAGTGGAAGCCTGCCGTCATCACGATCATTGCCAGCACGATCACAGCCTGCAGGTGAAGAAAAAACCACGTTAA
- the traF gene encoding conjugal transfer protein TraF → MKINAKLSVVAVAVSFFMANQAGAANTWAEARNDAMGGTGVASANYGSGALINPALLAKGQPEDDVTVILPSVQAQISDKDNLRDEIDYINDKVDQYNDVIDNLTPGGIIADLPGTIDQFQNAAKDLGDELVKLRGKTAQAKAAAGIAVSIPNDALSAAFVTKAYAHARVSSNIDQQDIDYLRSIQNSDAVAVREALGAALSPNGSDEITRNLNSTASGRGAIVTDFGVALAHQFDAGGIPLSVGVTPKLQKVWVYNYTASIYDYDSSDWNSSRYRRDDTGFNVDVGLAADLNENVTLGLTGQNLISRNIDTQDAIIRNGRTGEVRNYKDTYQISPIVTAGAAWHNDLVTLSADGDLTETKGFKSEKNSQYVGVGAEVRPLNWLAVRAGYRADVKGDDKDVFTAGVGFSPFNRVHLDLMGLVGEDETWGAGAQLSLTF, encoded by the coding sequence GTGAAAATAAATGCGAAACTTTCGGTGGTCGCCGTTGCTGTCTCCTTTTTTATGGCAAATCAGGCGGGAGCAGCCAATACATGGGCAGAGGCGCGTAACGACGCGATGGGCGGAACGGGCGTTGCATCAGCAAATTATGGTAGTGGAGCGCTGATCAACCCGGCGTTGCTGGCGAAGGGGCAGCCGGAAGATGACGTCACCGTGATCCTGCCAAGCGTACAGGCGCAAATTTCAGATAAGGATAATCTGCGCGACGAAATTGACTATATCAATGACAAAGTCGATCAATATAACGATGTGATCGATAATCTGACGCCTGGAGGAATTATTGCTGACCTTCCTGGCACTATCGATCAATTCCAGAACGCGGCCAAAGATTTGGGTGACGAGCTGGTTAAACTGCGTGGAAAAACCGCGCAGGCGAAAGCGGCAGCTGGTATTGCGGTTAGCATCCCTAACGACGCGCTCTCTGCGGCTTTCGTCACCAAAGCTTATGCTCACGCGCGCGTAAGCTCCAATATCGATCAGCAGGACATTGATTACCTGCGCAGCATTCAGAACAGCGATGCCGTTGCGGTGCGTGAAGCTCTGGGCGCGGCGCTGTCACCAAACGGCAGCGATGAGATCACCCGTAACCTGAACTCCACCGCTTCCGGCCGTGGCGCAATTGTTACCGACTTTGGCGTGGCGCTGGCACACCAATTTGACGCGGGCGGCATTCCGCTCTCCGTTGGCGTAACGCCGAAGCTGCAAAAAGTGTGGGTCTACAACTACACGGCGTCGATTTATGACTACGACAGCAGTGACTGGAACAGCAGCCGCTACCGCCGCGATGACACCGGCTTCAACGTTGACGTTGGCCTGGCCGCCGACCTGAATGAAAACGTGACGCTCGGCTTAACCGGCCAGAACCTCATCTCGCGTAATATCGACACCCAGGATGCCATTATCCGCAACGGCAGAACGGGCGAAGTGCGTAACTACAAAGATACCTACCAGATTAGCCCGATCGTCACCGCTGGTGCCGCCTGGCATAACGATCTGGTCACCCTGAGCGCCGATGGTGATTTAACCGAGACCAAAGGCTTTAAGAGCGAGAAGAATTCGCAGTATGTCGGCGTGGGCGCTGAAGTACGTCCGCTTAACTGGCTGGCCGTGCGTGCCGGTTACCGCGCTGATGTGAAAGGCGACGACAAAGATGTCTTCACCGCCGGTGTTGGCTTCTCGCCATTCAACCGCGTTCACCTCGACTTGATGGGGCTGGTTGGCGAAGATGAAACCTGGGGTGCCGGTGCGCAGCTTAGCCTGACATTCTAA
- the dusA gene encoding tRNA dihydrouridine(20/20a) synthase DusA, with protein MHGNPDMTNTTQTRVMSADSASHLPGRFSIAPMLDWTDRHCRYFLRLLSRHTLLYTEMVTTGAIIHGKGDYLAYSEEEHPVALQLGGSDPAQLAHCAKLAEARGYDEINLNVGCPSDRVQNGRFGACLMGEAQLVADCIKAMRDVVSIPVTVKTRIGIDEQDSYEFLCDFIGTVAGKGECESFTIHARKAWLSGLSPKENREIPPLDYPRVYQLKRDFPHLMMSINGGIKSLDEAKAHLEHMDGVMVGREAYQNPGILASVDRDIFGVDTPDTDPVVVVRAMYPYIERELSQGAYLGHITRHMLGLFQGVPGARQWRRYLSENAHKAGADIDVVEHALNLVASKR; from the coding sequence ATGCACGGTAATCCTGATATGACAAACACCACTCAAACCCGCGTAATGTCTGCCGATTCGGCTTCTCACTTGCCCGGGCGATTCTCGATTGCCCCGATGCTGGACTGGACAGACAGGCACTGCCGCTACTTTCTGCGTCTGCTGTCGCGCCACACGCTGCTCTATACCGAGATGGTGACGACCGGCGCGATTATTCATGGCAAAGGTGATTACCTGGCGTACAGCGAGGAGGAGCATCCGGTGGCGTTGCAGCTTGGCGGCAGCGATCCCGCGCAGCTGGCTCACTGTGCGAAGCTTGCCGAAGCGCGCGGCTATGACGAAATCAACCTTAACGTCGGCTGCCCCTCCGATCGCGTGCAGAATGGCCGTTTCGGCGCCTGCCTGATGGGCGAAGCGCAGCTAGTCGCGGACTGCATTAAAGCGATGCGCGATGTCGTCTCCATTCCGGTCACGGTCAAAACCCGTATCGGCATTGATGAGCAGGACAGCTACGAATTTCTCTGCGACTTTATTGGCACCGTAGCCGGTAAAGGGGAGTGTGAAAGCTTTACTATCCACGCCCGAAAAGCCTGGCTCTCCGGCCTTAGCCCAAAAGAGAACCGCGAAATTCCGCCGCTCGATTACCCGCGCGTCTACCAGCTGAAACGCGATTTCCCGCACCTGATGATGTCGATCAACGGCGGTATCAAATCGCTGGATGAAGCAAAAGCGCATCTCGAACATATGGATGGCGTGATGGTCGGGCGCGAAGCCTATCAGAACCCAGGTATCCTTGCGTCGGTGGACCGGGATATTTTTGGCGTTGATACGCCAGATACTGATCCGGTGGTGGTGGTGCGCGCGATGTACCCCTATATTGAGCGCGAACTGAGCCAGGGGGCTTATCTCGGCCATATCACTCGCCATATGCTGGGCCTCTTCCAGGGCGTGCCGGGCGCGCGTCAATGGCGTCGTTATCTGAGTGAAAACGCGCACAAAGCGGGCGCGGATATCGATGTGGTGGAACACGCCCTCAATCTGGTGGCGTCAAAACGCTAA
- the ycaC gene encoding isochorismate family cysteine hydrolase YcaC: MTTPYVRLDKDNAAVLLVDHQAGLLSLVRDIDPDKFKNNVLALGDLAKYFKLPTILTTSFETGPNGPLIPELKAQFPDAPYIARPGNINAWDNEDFVNAVKATGKKQLIIAGVVTEVCVAFPALSALEEGFEVFVVTDASGTFDEITRYSAWNRMSQAGAQLMNWFGVACELHRDWRNDVEGLGTLFANHIPDYRNLMTSFNIHNKQ; the protein is encoded by the coding sequence ATGACCACACCTTATGTTCGCCTCGATAAAGATAATGCCGCTGTTCTGCTTGTTGATCATCAAGCAGGCTTACTCTCTCTGGTGCGGGATATCGACCCCGACAAATTCAAAAATAATGTGCTGGCGTTAGGCGATCTCGCAAAATATTTTAAGCTTCCCACGATCCTCACCACCAGTTTCGAAACCGGGCCAAATGGCCCTCTCATTCCTGAATTAAAGGCACAGTTTCCCGATGCGCCTTATATTGCGCGTCCGGGCAATATCAATGCCTGGGATAACGAAGATTTCGTAAATGCGGTCAAAGCTACAGGCAAAAAGCAGCTGATTATTGCTGGCGTAGTGACGGAGGTGTGTGTCGCTTTTCCTGCTTTGTCAGCGCTGGAAGAGGGTTTTGAGGTATTTGTAGTGACCGATGCGTCAGGAACATTCGACGAAATTACGCGGTATTCGGCGTGGAATCGCATGTCGCAGGCTGGGGCGCAGTTGATGAACTGGTTTGGCGTCGCCTGTGAATTACATCGCGACTGGCGCAATGATGTTGAAGGGTTGGGAACGCTCTTCGCCAACCATATTCCTGATTACCGCAATCTAATGACCAGCTTTAACATCCACAATAAACAGTAA
- the dnaB gene encoding replicative DNA helicase, whose product MAGNKPFNKQTEPRDHKLEGMKVPPHSIEAEQSVLGGLMLDNERWDDVAERVVSEDFYTRQHRHIFTEMHRLQEMGKPIDLITLAESLEQQGQLDIVGGFAYLAELSKNTPSAANISAYADIVRERAVVREMIAVANEIANAGFDPQGRSSEDLLDLAESRVFKIAESRANKDEGPKNIADVLEATVARIELLFQQPHDGVTGVNTGYDDLNKKTAGLQPSDLIIVAARPSMGKTTFAMNLVENAAMLQDKPVLIFSLEMPSEQIMMRSLASLSRVDQTRIRTGQLDDEDWARISGTMGILLEKRNIYIDDSSGLTPTEVRSRARRIAREHGGIGLIMIDYLQLMRVPSLSDNRTLEIAEISRSLKALAKELQVPVVALSQLNRSLEQRADKRPVNSDLRESGSIEQDADLIMFIYRDEVYHENSDLKGIAEIIIGKQRNGPIGTVRLTFNGQWSRFDNYAGPQYDDE is encoded by the coding sequence ATGGCAGGAAATAAACCCTTCAACAAACAGACTGAGCCCCGCGACCACAAGCTTGAGGGGATGAAAGTGCCTCCGCATTCGATCGAAGCGGAGCAGTCGGTGTTGGGCGGTTTAATGCTGGATAATGAGCGCTGGGATGACGTCGCTGAGCGCGTGGTCTCCGAGGATTTTTATACTCGCCAGCACCGCCATATCTTTACGGAAATGCACCGCCTGCAGGAGATGGGCAAACCCATCGACCTGATCACCCTCGCCGAATCACTGGAGCAGCAGGGCCAGCTCGATATCGTTGGCGGCTTCGCTTATCTCGCTGAGCTGTCAAAAAACACGCCAAGTGCGGCGAACATTAGCGCTTACGCCGATATCGTGCGTGAACGTGCGGTAGTGCGCGAGATGATCGCGGTAGCGAATGAGATCGCCAATGCCGGTTTCGATCCGCAGGGCCGCAGCAGTGAAGATCTGCTCGATCTGGCTGAGTCGCGCGTGTTTAAAATCGCCGAAAGCCGTGCCAATAAAGATGAAGGGCCGAAGAACATCGCCGATGTGCTCGAGGCGACGGTGGCGCGTATTGAACTGCTGTTCCAGCAGCCCCATGACGGTGTGACCGGCGTAAATACCGGTTATGACGATCTGAACAAAAAGACCGCCGGTTTGCAGCCGTCGGATCTGATTATCGTCGCGGCACGCCCCTCAATGGGTAAGACGACGTTTGCGATGAACCTCGTCGAAAATGCGGCGATGTTGCAGGATAAGCCGGTGCTGATCTTCAGTCTCGAGATGCCCTCCGAGCAGATTATGATGCGTTCCCTCGCGTCGCTGTCGCGCGTCGATCAGACCCGTATTCGTACCGGGCAGCTCGACGATGAGGATTGGGCGCGCATCTCCGGCACGATGGGCATTCTGCTGGAAAAACGGAATATCTATATCGATGACTCCTCCGGCCTGACGCCGACGGAAGTGCGCTCTCGTGCGCGGCGAATCGCCCGCGAGCATGGCGGTATCGGCCTGATTATGATCGACTATCTCCAGCTGATGCGCGTGCCGTCGCTGTCGGATAACCGTACGCTGGAAATTGCCGAGATCTCCCGCTCGCTGAAAGCGCTGGCGAAAGAGTTGCAGGTGCCGGTGGTAGCGCTGTCGCAGCTTAACCGCTCGCTGGAGCAGCGCGCCGATAAGCGCCCGGTCAACTCCGACCTGCGTGAATCGGGCTCTATCGAACAGGATGCCGACTTAATCATGTTTATCTATCGTGATGAGGTTTATCACGAAAACAGCGACTTAAAAGGCATCGCTGAAATCATTATTGGTAAGCAGCGTAACGGTCCTATCGGCACGGTACGTCTGACATTCAATGGGCAGTGGTCACGCTTCGATAACTATGCCGGGCCACAATACGACGACGAATAA
- a CDS encoding quinone oxidoreductase, with amino-acid sequence MATRIEFQQHGGPEVLKAVEFTPVEPAENEVQVENKAIGINYIDTYIRSGLYPPPGLPSGLGTEAAGVVSKVGAGVTDVQVGDRVVYAQSGLGAYSSVHNVPADKVAVLPNAISFEQAAASFLKGLTVFYLLRKTYEVKPNEMFLFHAAAGGVGLIACQWAKALGAKLIGTVGSAQKAQRAQQAGAWQVINYSEESVVERVKELTGGKKVSVVYDSVGKDTWETSLDCLRRRGLMVSFGNSSGPVTGVNLGILNQKGSLYATRPSLNGYITTREELQEASNELFSLIASGVIKVEVAESQKFALADAQRAHEALESRATQGSSLLIP; translated from the coding sequence ATGGCGACAAGAATCGAGTTTCAACAGCACGGCGGCCCTGAAGTCTTAAAAGCGGTAGAGTTCACGCCCGTCGAACCGGCAGAAAATGAGGTGCAGGTCGAGAATAAAGCCATCGGCATTAACTACATCGACACCTACATTCGCAGCGGACTCTATCCGCCGCCGGGCTTGCCAAGTGGGCTGGGAACCGAAGCCGCCGGTGTGGTAAGCAAAGTGGGCGCTGGCGTCACGGATGTGCAGGTTGGCGACCGCGTGGTCTACGCCCAGTCCGGGCTGGGCGCATACAGCTCCGTGCATAATGTCCCCGCCGATAAAGTCGCCGTCCTGCCCAACGCCATCTCCTTTGAACAAGCCGCTGCCTCCTTCCTCAAAGGGCTGACCGTTTTCTATCTGCTGCGCAAAACCTATGAAGTGAAGCCCAATGAGATGTTCCTGTTTCACGCTGCGGCGGGCGGCGTTGGCCTGATCGCCTGCCAGTGGGCAAAAGCGCTCGGCGCAAAACTGATTGGCACCGTCGGCTCGGCGCAAAAAGCGCAGCGCGCCCAGCAGGCGGGCGCCTGGCAGGTGATCAACTACAGTGAAGAGAGCGTAGTTGAGCGAGTGAAAGAGCTGACTGGCGGTAAAAAAGTGAGCGTGGTGTACGACTCCGTCGGTAAAGATACCTGGGAGACCTCCCTCGACTGCCTGCGCCGTCGCGGCCTGATGGTCAGCTTCGGCAACTCCTCCGGGCCGGTGACCGGCGTCAATCTGGGCATTCTCAACCAGAAGGGATCGCTCTATGCCACCCGCCCTTCGCTGAACGGCTATATCACCACGCGCGAAGAGTTGCAGGAGGCAAGCAATGAGCTCTTTTCGCTGATCGCCAGCGGCGTGATTAAAGTCGAGGTTGCTGAGAGCCAGAAGTTTGCGCTTGCCGATGCGCAGCGCGCCCATGAAGCGCTGGAGAGCCGGGCGACTCAGGGATCAAGCCTGCTGATTCCATAA
- the pnuC gene encoding nicotinamide riboside transporter PnuC, with protein MSPMEITACLAYALSVWLAARNNVHTWWTGIIGCVLYGWVFYSVQLYADVTLQLFFIVSSIAGWINWLKGNHGHQLAVRKTPLQHIALLLVGALIVAGGYAWLLHRFTNAWSPWLDSAIMVFSILAQFMLIGRRLESWYFWLLVNTIAVPLYAARDLWLTAGLYLIFWCNAWHGLYQWRKALVKQ; from the coding sequence GTGTCGCCGATGGAAATCACCGCCTGCCTGGCTTACGCCCTCTCCGTGTGGCTTGCCGCGCGCAACAATGTGCATACATGGTGGACGGGCATTATCGGCTGCGTGCTCTACGGCTGGGTCTTCTACTCCGTGCAGCTTTACGCGGATGTCACCCTGCAACTCTTCTTTATCGTCAGCAGCATTGCCGGGTGGATCAACTGGCTAAAGGGCAATCACGGTCATCAGCTGGCAGTGCGCAAAACGCCGCTGCAACATATTGCCCTGTTGCTGGTGGGTGCGCTGATTGTCGCGGGCGGCTATGCCTGGCTGCTGCACCGTTTTACCAACGCCTGGTCGCCGTGGCTGGACTCGGCGATTATGGTCTTCAGCATCCTTGCGCAGTTTATGCTGATAGGACGGCGGCTGGAGAGCTGGTACTTCTGGCTGCTGGTCAACACTATCGCCGTGCCGCTCTATGCTGCGCGCGACCTGTGGCTGACCGCCGGGCTTTACCTGATCTTCTGGTGTAATGCCTGGCATGGCCTTTACCAGTGGCGCAAGGCGCTGGTTAAGCAATGA